Genomic segment of Salvia splendens isolate huo1 chromosome 12, SspV2, whole genome shotgun sequence:
TCTTCCAAACGAGTATTAATGTTGACccacaaatatataaataatactaatgCACATGTAATGTGACTTCAAAAACATAGTTGGTCTCTGTCTATCTCTATATGTATTTCTCTAAGTACTAATTGCATGCGACATTACGAAGACTTATAAGTTAATTGAACATTTCAAACTTGGAAATAtacttcaaatttcaaaattctcTTAAGAGTATCAACTATCAACTATCAACTTTGCACCTCTTTAACTACATTAGCTAATTTTCTATTTGACCActtcaattgatttttttagatcattttcttttttcttttgttctTGACATGTCTTTGTAATTCAATTAGTTGAAATCTCCATTATTTTAGATTTGGgacataatatttttttaaattttttttaacataagTACTACTAACAATGTGGAGTAGCAAAGTTGGATTGTTGCTTTCACCATAGTTTGAGACTTGGTCCGTTTACCTTAAAAATTTCTTAAGTCTGTCAAATTTTCCATtatcaatttaagaaaatgacaATACTCTAGAGAGCTTAGATTAATATGGTCATGTTAATTAGTGGGAGGTTGATGAATAATTTTGGAATGTGACAgatttattgaaaaatatggTACTCACATAATTGTGGGGCTGAGCATAGGTGGAAAGGATGTAGTATTAGTAAAGCAAGATAAATGTTCAAACATGGACTCATCACACCTCAAGAATCATTTGGATAATCTTGGTGATCAGTTGTTCACTGGGGcctgccccttttctccaaatCATCCCAATCAACTACTACAAAACAACaaggttttttttctttcttccaaTTTCCTTTGTTTTTTCCTTCTTAAGTCGTCATTATTATTGAGACTAGTGTTTATATTAATGAATCACAGGAACCGCAAGCTTTCCGTGAGATATTTGATCCACAGCCAAATCTCTTCAGCAACTACGCCTCAGCAACTTCAAAAGATGTAGGTTTTGATGATACATGTAGAAATGTGAtgaaattcaattccaatttaaaTGAATGTCAAAGCAGAGCCCCTAAGTTGGACTTTAAGTCTGACATGGGATGTATTTATGGTAAATGTGAGggaaaagagaaataaatggaAATTGGGATGTGTGTAGGGGATAAGTGTGATATGTTCAAGAAGAGGTGGAGATCCAAGAGTGAGCACACATTGTGAATGGCTGCCAACAGTTGGATCAAAGCCAGATGCCATTCATTTCAACTTCATTCCAATCACTTCTCTTCTTAGAGGTGTCCCTGGCAGAGGCTTCTTGTCCCATGCCATCAACCTCTACCTTCGTTGTAACTTACTCTCACTTAAATCATCTCACATTAACATTAAATAATTgcttaaaattaataaaaaaattatttatggaCAGATAAGCCTCCAATTGGAGACTTACAGTACTTCCTGGACTTTCAAGCCCATAAAATATGGGCCCCAATTCACAGCGACCTCCCTTTGGGCCCGAAATTAAATAAGGCTTTGCAAACTCCATCTCTCAGTTTCAATTTGATGGGCCCAAAGCTATATGTCAATACTACTCAGGTGAGATAAATTAGCATAAATTTATTCCCTAACTCAATGATTTATTAGTAGAATTATCAGCTAATAAGGTCCCATTATTGAATGTGAATAGGTCACGGCGGGAAACACCCCTGTCACTGGAATACGATTATATCTCGAGGGAATCAAGTCTAACAGGTACTTACTATTAATTTACAATCAATTTTGGATCAGTTGCagatttaatatatatttatatttatatttatagtaGCAAAATATGAATATCTTGCTTTGTAACATTCGCATGTGTATTCAGGTTAGGAATACACCTCCAACAGTTGGTAAACCCACCGGTGCTCCTAGAAGACAAGCTCCACCACCAAGGCACGTGGCGGGGCACGGAGGACACACCCGACCACCACCGCTACCTCGAGCCAATCCACTGGAAGAAATTCTCCCACGTGTGCACCGCCCCCGTCAAGTACGACCCGCGGTGGCTCAACCCGGGGGCCGAGGCCGCCTTCATCATCACCGGAGCCCAGCTCCACGTCAACAAGGACGTCCTCCACCTCCGCCTCCTCTACACCAGGGTCTCCGCCACCTGCATCATCCAGTCCAACTGGATGCAGACCGCTTCCGCCAACCATTCGTTCAAATCAGGTTTTTTCTCCTCGATCAGCACATCCATTACCGGGACCACTGACAAGGATAAGTCGGAGCCGGTGATCATGGACTCTGCCGTGTACCCAACGGGGCCACCTGCACTGACGCAGAAGATGCTCAAATTTGTGGACACGACAGAGCTTTGCCGGGGCCCGTCAGATAGCCCCGGGCATTGGCTGGTGACGGGGGCCAAGTTGGACGTCGAGAAGAGGAAGATATGCTTACGGGTTAAGTTCTCTTTGTTGAACCTTTCCTCGCAGGCAAACACTATATACTAAGGGgccgtttggtagctatgttacgGCTAGATAAGGGGATTAATCCgggtttatttgtgcatttggtagctatgttagtAAACTTAATAGCCCGTGTTTTGTATCCGGCCAGCACAAAGCCCATTGAAAAATCTATGTTTCAATTATATATGTAACCAgccattttgccattttacATATCAAGAATACCTagttaattttacaaaatacatttttacccataatttaaaattttctaaacCTAATCCAAAATAAACGCCTCACTACACAAAAAATAATCCTCACTTCAAAAAAATTGGGACAAGAAGTTCTTCCACAATACTCTCATTCTGCCTCCCTCCATTTCTTCCGGCAACTCAAACATCCGGTGAATCCATTTCTTCCGGCGACTCTATTTCTGAATCAAGGTTAGGACTTTTGCAAGTATTCTTCAAGATTTACCTGAAATACCTTGAAAAAACCCTCAAATCTCTTGGCCTATTTCAATGCTAATTTGTTGGACTATTTCTCCAATCTCTAATTGTGTGACTATATCATCTCCGGACACATTGCAGCTACTGACATGGTGATTTGCTCATTTGCAGATTTTTGTTAAACCTGGCCTCTTGAGCTTGTTCAAATTTGATACAGATCTTGACATTACGTTGCAAAGGATTGAGTTTGTCCAACTCAGAGAGtggacagagagagagagcacgATCCATAGAGAGAGGGAGACGAGGGAGACGAGGGGGAAGGGAGAGGGAAGGCGGTGACGGTGGTGGCGCCATGGAGAATCGCCAGTGCATGGAGAGGAGATTGAGGAAGACGGTGGTTTTGGGAATTTGGAGAAGTATAGTAGAGAGAAAATGAGGAAGATGGTGATTTTGGGATATTGGAAATTTGGAGAAGTGTAGTAGACAGAGAGCCGTAGAAGAGAGAGACAACAATTATTCTTTAAGGATAGTTTAGggattaatttaaattaatgagGATACTTTTGACAATCataattttatccttatttgTAACTTGTTGTACTAAACACTTAAATATGATAACTCGTAATTATCTTAAGCTATCAAACACCCAATCAAGGTAAATAAACAAATTGAAACTATGATAAATATCACGAATTATATCATGTCTAGTCGAAACATGACATTGCTACCAAACGATGCCTAATATGTCACGTGCAGATATAGAGAAAGGAAAAAGATGGTTAgcatttcttctttcttttaatggaattttttgcccaataaatatagtattttcAGCATTCGTTACAAGTAGAAGCTGTTGCAGAATCTTAAAAATGATTAATAAAGTTTCTCAAgcgaaaatattttcttttatttaagaaaaataagGCAGTAAACTAACATAGGAGTTACGGCTACATAGCGGCTGCTAACCGCATACAAAATTTCTCATCATAATTTTAGCAAACAAATAGAAGTACAATTCTACAGCAACAGTTCAGCAATCTGGACAGCATTTAACGCAGCACCCTTGCGTATTTGGTCTCCGCAAACAAATATGTCCAACCTATTTTCACAAGAGACGTTCGTGTTGATAATCATACCACATTTCATAAACTAGTCTAATATAAACAGATTCTTACCCGTAGTTCCCTTCTTGAGACACATCTTGCCGTATTCTTCCTACTGCAACATCATCTTTGTTAGAAACTTCTAGTGGGGTGGGGAAGTTGTTCGCTGCACGATCATCAATCACCACCACACCCGGGGCATTGTTAAGAATCTCCCTTGCCGCGTTCTGATGGAAATAAGAGGTCAGCATAGAAGAGGAATATATCATTCTTGCACATTATTATTGGTAGATAATTCTGACACTCGCATCGGACAAGAGAGAAATAGTCCAAGTAACAAATTTTACCTCGTCTAGAGGTGTCTCGAACTGAAGATTgacactctcagcatgagcacGCATGACAGGTACTCGAATACATGTGGCAGTAACTTTGACATCATCGTTGTTCTGCAGGGAATGACAGAGGAATCGCTTAGACAGCTGACATAgtataaattatgttatatCAATTAAAAATCTGTAGAACTAAACCAAAAATGTTACCCATATCTTCCTTGTCTCTTTAACTAATTTCATCTCCTCTTCGTTGTATCCATTTGAAAGAATGGGTGCATTATGCGAGAACAAGTTGAAGGCATACTGtagatttaagaaatttaataGAAAGCAATATCGagaagatgaagagaatggTTATAACCGACAAGAGTTGCGATACAAAAGAAGGAAGACAGATTTGTTGACCTGCTGGCTAAAGATGTTACAAGTGGGCTCTTTGCCTTCCAGTACCTGTTAAGAAACAATGATTTTTCATTCATCCACAAGTTGGCAGATAGACTTAGATCAAAACatggaaaagaaaataagagaaaataataccTCACGAGTCTGCTGTTCCAGCTCTTCCATTGCTGCAGCACCTGCACCACTAGCTGCCTGGTATGTGCTGACAACCATACGCGTTACCTGCATAGCATAATTGGCAATATCCGACAATGGGACACGCACAGTCCATGAGAACACGACCAAAGATATGCCAAAAACTAGGATATAATCCAGTACTTGAAGACAACTTTTGAAAGTATCTCAGCTCAAAAATTCAATTTCGTTTTCAGTAAACGAATAGCTTGCAATAGACCTTAATCAGAACTTGGGTTAAGATCTATGGTGTTTATGCAGTTCATTTAATATGTGCGAACATCATGTTTATCAACGACTGTAAGCAGATCGATGCCTCTCCCTTTTGTAGATTAAACTGCAAAATGTTGATAGTATAGACTCTTGTCCATTTATCTAGCCCCATCTGTAACAATTCTTCAACCAAACAATGTAGCTATCACAGCATACCCGTTCGAGACTACTATGCCACACTCCACGAGCTACTACCAACAATTAGGGATCAGAAACAAAATCTATATTTCTTATTTCTCCTCAACTCCTTATGCAACCAACCACAATCCACCCTTACCTTACTAGCATAGAAAGCATAATAATCCAAATTGCACTTAAAATTAAGGGGTTGAGAGATCATAGAACGCatactaattaattattaagcTTCTAATGGAGcatgatgataaaaaaaaaagagagaaaaaactgTACTTTTGCACGGCGATGTAACGGCGTGGCGGCCATGAGACAAATAATCGTGGAGCAATTCGGATTGGCAATCAGCGCCCCTTTCCCGCTCCCGAGCTTGATTCCGTCAATGGACTCGGGATTGACCTCCGGTATGACGAGCGGAACCCCCTCGTGCATCCTGAAGGCGGAGCTGTTATCCACCACAATGGTGCCCTTCTCCGCCGCAATTGGGCCGAACTTCTTGCTAATGCTCCCACCGGCGCTGAACAGAGCAATGTCGACGCCGTCGAAGCTGTTCTCGGTCAATTCCTCGACGGTGTAATCCCGATTCTCGTAATTGAGAGATTTTCCGGCGGAGCGTTTGGAGGCGAGGAGCTTGAGGGATCGGTAGGGGAAGTCTCGGTCGGATAGGACGGAGAGGAACTCCTGGCCTACGGCGCCGGTGACTCCGACGATGGCGATGGAGGGGCCGTCGTCGCGGAGGGACATGCGGACAGAGAAGGGGGCATTGGAAGAGCGGGAAACGGGGAGCGCGGTGGTTTTGTGGAGAAAGGGGGAGGTgagatggtggtggtggtgcagaGAGAGTGCGGGGAGCTTCATTTCTTTGGATATTGGAAAAATGGGTGGCGCCGGCGGCCTTTGGTTTCGTAGGGTTAAATGGGGCAGATAGTCTCGTTGGCGGCCAAATTCACTTTTTAAACACAAATCAAATCCAAAGTATATTTTCTATACAAAATAGTACTACAACTAATATGTACGtagatttattaaaataatttaaattaaattatttacctTTAGTTCACGCAAATTTCAAATATTGAGATAATAATTATTAGCAAATTACATTGTAATAATTTCAATTTAATCAAAAAAGTTGACATAGTTCAAATGAACTCCAACTAAAAGTAAACGTAATGGGTTATAAATAATATATCAATGTATTACTATTAAAAAAGTCACTTAAATTTATTTCAATGAAACTTTTAACTTTTAAGTAAATGTAAGAGATTAATattggactttagtcttttTGAAAATATAACCTGAACAGTGATagtttattactactatttttcaaGATGAGGTTTTCATTTGAATCATTTTAATGGTTCAGATTATTTACATATAAGAATTAAGGGTTTTCATTAGGCCATTCTGCAATTACAATAGTAGTACAACTTAATAAAATGAGTATCTTTGTTTATTATATGTTCCTGtttttaatactccataaaagATAAGAGGACCTCGTTTTCACATAAGACAAACCTGCATACTAGGATGAATTTGacaacatacatatatatatatataataattcaCCACATTGGTATGCAGATTCAATACACCTAAAAAAGTGTAACTAGTAGTAGTACAATACTGAAAACCATAAATCTCTTGATCCTTGCATGCGTTCCtctctcattcttcttgataaATCCATTGATGGAAGCTACTAAAATCAGCAAGTGGTTAGGATCATCTCAATTAACTTACTCAGTCATTCCGTTAACGGCTGAAGCTCCACGTCTTGAAGAAGGGTCAGCTTCGCTTTCCCACCATACTCCTCCGGCAACACCTCCTCACCAACTTCCCTAACGAATTCCTCTTGTTCCTCCTCGTTTGTCACAATCACAATCTGAAAGTATATAGAATGTCTGCTCAGTTCTTCAAAACAAGACGTGTAATCTAAAACCAGACCGATGCTTGTTTTAGCTTATCTGAAGTACCAGAGTAGAGTTTCTATATACTATTAAGGTTCGTCATCATCCCATTCTATACCTTTTCCAAAGTTGCTTTCTCAAGGAAGCGCGAAACCAGCCTCCAAACGCGCACGAAAAATCCAGGCATGTGTAGCAGGTAACATTTGGCTAGGCGCTCGGGATAATATGCCTGTTCAGACGGATCACAATGTGACAATCAGTGTATAAATATATGTAGGAACATAACAACAATACATGAATGACTTAAATTTTCATGGCCATGTTCTTTGAAAATGCAATCCGCGTGATCAAGTATCCGCAGCATATATATTCTTTAGTTTTGCGACAATGAAAGATTTTAATCCAGAAAACGGTGGTAAGAGCTGAGCACTTACTTGCAAGAACTGAAACCCAGTGATTAAACCACGAGCATCAACGTTCTTGTAGCCAATTTGTTGTAGATCAAGAATGGCAATCAGCTTTTCATTTCCTATTTCTTTGCCTCTAAAGCCACTGAAATCATTTTAAACAAGTCCACAccataaattataattttattcaaCAAAACAAGGAATCATAGTAACTCCTGATTCTCAGATTATTGGAGAAGTACAGAATTTGATCACTGATAATACATCAAGTAGCATCACCCTTAAAATGATGCGTCTTATACAAGTGTggaaataaaaggaaattacTCAGAGCAGTGCATAGACCCTTGAAAACACAAAATGAACCTAAACGAATGTAGCTCATGAAACATTGGTTTTTTTTATAACTGTAAAATAACTAATTCTAATAGTAACAGAAAACATTCTAGGCCAGTCTGGAATGACTTGAAGAGAATCACAAATCGAAAACTATACCTTGCTATGGTTTTGTCGAGCAGATGAACCACAAATTCTGCACCATGAGAAAGGTTTGCATCAGAACAAATTCTATCCCATAACCATTGTTTCATTGAAACTCAAATCGAATACATCCCCAATTGACAGAAGATAATTAGTCTTACTACCGACTAAAAGAGATCTCCCAAATTTCCATTTGTTTCTCTATGCATATAGGTATACAATTACAAGAGGCCACAGTGAGTTCAAAAAAATGGAACATGATATATCATACATCTAATAGCATGTGCTTATGTCTAGCAAATTCTCATATTGTAGAAAGAACACAATTAGGCCAACATACCAGTCCACATCCATCCCACAAAATTCCACTAACCTCCCTTAGCCTATCAACCAACCAATGATGAGGACAATATTTTCCCAAAGTTCAGCACATATTATAAATCTGAAAGCTAGTCCAAAAACAGCCACCTGCACCACTTATTCATGCACACAATATCAACCAATCGACAACTTGCCTAATTACAGCAAACCATCGATTAACAACAAAAAAGCCAAAAAAGTTGTAGATGTCGCCTTCTGATGGAGGAGAGGACCATCATATTCAAACTTATCATCAATGgccccacaattaaaaaaaaatcaataggtGAATAATGTTCAAACTTCTCCACAATTCTTTAATCTCTCCCCATTCTCTTACCCAACAAAAAGATGATCGAATTCGAATCCATACAAACTAAACCACaaacttaaaattcaattttgaaaacctaaacaaaagaaaatgtcACAAACTCTTGAATTGAAGAGCATCCTTGGCAGGAAAATGCTTGTTGGCTTTGCAAATCACCAAAGGATGGCCTCTTGTGGAAGGGCCCTGCAAAAAGATCTTTTCTGCGCTTAGTTCATCGGGAATTTCCGATTCAGGGATGGAATTTAGGGGCACAAAGGAAGCCCTCCAATCCCGCCACTGCACAAACATCTTTGCAGCCTTGTCGATGTCGAATGATCTTGCGATCAGGAATCTCGTGAGAGTTATATCCCCATATCTCTGCACAAAATTGCCCCCTTTTGGTCAAAACTGACCAATTTCTCTCCCAATCAAGATTTGGACTGTGAAAATGTGAAGGATCAGAGAGTACCTCAGTGGAAGAACCAAGATTGTGAACTGCCCTCCTGAGCTGGGCGACTGCAAGTTCTTGATTTTGGTCCATTTTTGGTCTTACACTTGCAAAAAAGCTCTAGTCTTGCAGTAGCACCCAATGTGTGGAGAGGGACGGTTGGAAAATGCTAAATTCTTTCCGTTTTAATGTCAAAACAGATGCCAGTTTATTTAATGTAACtgcaaaattatttttttatttattccctCATTTTCTGTTTTTTGTGGGACTGGAATATCATTGACTTCGTAACGGAATAGTCTTATTTTACTTAGTTTACGAAAAAATAGTCCAATTTGTAGATGATACATATTCtaatgaaaatttcaaaaagaatGGAAGGAGAAAAATAGATATTGTACGagaaaatttttcatttttacaataagactatttttttgtaGATGCCTTAAaagcaaaatgagactatttttggAGAGGgtatgaagtattttttttgtttaattgaagtTGTGgtctataaaaaatgaaaactgGTATAATCCAAAGTGTTTTTTTACTCCCTCCACCCTAaagaaatatgtcatattttatttttcgtccgtctcatagaaatagtagttcatattcatttatgataatatttttttccttctcttttagTTTATGCTAACTagatattaaaactcatgtcaatctcaaatgacgacggaggtaatataaattaaataagagGACCCATGCAGTACCAATTTTAATATGTTTGACCAAGTTACTGACAGCTAATGACTAAAGTTAAAGTGTGATTCAGTTAATGATTCTAGATTAGTCATTATTAATTTCACTTAACGTGTTTAATTCGATTTGTTTTGAGTGCCGGTATTTTTATTGCATTCACTAGTACTGACGGAAGTAGACAATTAATGATCATTGAATTCtgcattttttaatcaaaaagtCAAATGCAACTAAGATCACTATGATATTATCTAGTCCCTCCTAGAGTCATTCAATCATACAGACATGCATATCAAACGTAattaagatatttttttatattttacaaaaaatCATGATATTTCTTTATGATGATTAACGGTATTGCCATACGGGTGTGTTTGGGATGGGTATGGAGAGTGAAGTCACTTTAAATCGAATTTTGGATAAGTATGCCTTTGTAAATTCTAGACAATATAAATTTGTAACGGGTTGAttgtaggggtggcaaatcgtgcatgtcgggtcgttatcgtgtcgacacgataacgacacgaacacgataacagcaaacacgaacacgacccgttaagaaaacctcaaacacgaacacgaacacgacacgaaatcctcagacacgaacacgacacgaacacgacacgaacccattaacgacacgaaccaattcgggtcaacacgtacacgagatgacacgataacgactcgataacaacacgacctgataacggttaaacctattaaaaatgaaaataataagaattaataatattaaaatattatttgttaacggataacacgaacacgacacgaacacgtattgttaacggataacacgaacacgacacgaacacgacacgaaattttcgtgtccttaacgggtcaacccgataaggacacgaacccaataagctctaacccaaacccattattttcgtgccggttcgtgtcgtgttatcgtgtcgtgtcaaaaattacCAGCCCTAGTTGATCGTCTTTTAAACGCATACTATAAATTACACAGACGCCGAAACTCATCATCAATGAAGTTAAGAAAAGATTAGCGTTTTGGAAAGCGATGAGTCACTCAATAACATGTAGATTGGTCCTTATTACTCCCACCGTCCCTAATAATTTGGcaccatttgacccgacacgaattttaaaaaatgtaatataaagttggttgaaaaagttaatgacaCCCACTACTttcatatattagttttataataaaatatgagtataaatgagttaatggaatgtgaggtgcactataaaaaaatagaaaaaatgaaaggtgataaatttttagaaaCGAACAAAAACGGAAAtcagtgacaaatttttagggaggGGGGAGTATATGGTATTCAACAACCCCAACCATGCCCACGTATTATTGAAGCCTTTTTTTTGGGGCAAAAAGAAAGATGAAAAGAGGAGGGGTAGAATTTGATTGCATGGGAAATTATACGAAAATCAATTGAAGGTTTGTCACTACTTAAAATAATGATGGAGGTTTATGCACGTTCAAAAGTCAATGTGAAAGGACCAAAAGATTGGATAGTGGCAGATAGGCAGCTATCACCAAAAGATTGAATAGTAGGAGAGTGAGTTAGGTGGCAGTTAGAATATGTTATTTACTTCTTTGCTAGCTGAATTATAGTATAGTAAATAGTTCTTCCTTCCACATCTCTGCCAAAGTGAGATTATTTCCTCATGCAAGATAAATCATCATTCTGTTCTGTAtaactctcttctctcttctctcttccaGTTTTAATAGTTCTGTAGTACATAATTTTGACAGTAACTCGCATAAACCACAGACCATATCCAACCTTAAAGAAAATGGACAGGCTCCTTCAACACACGATATATGGTAGCTCGAAAAGCTTAGAGCTAAACTTCAACAGTTTCACTACATAATCACGTGTGTTATAGATCTACACAGATGGTTTATAGATATTACTATAATGAATTCAAACAGAAAGTTTACCTAGTCAGAGAAAACACTCATCAGATCATTTTGGGAAAAGAGCTGCTTTACTGGAGTCCCCAATTTTACACTTCCCATCAGATCCATATTTGGCTCTTGCTTCACTTTGCTGCTACTGCTCTCAACATAAGATCTCACTTGACTTAGGCTGCACATTTGCAATTCCTGTTCATTGACAGCAAACCGGCTTGGTATGGACAGTCCTCTACCTGTGTATACAGGATTCCCTGCTGATCCTTGCACCAAATGCAGTTTACCATTGTAAGAACATTGCACAAAGGCCTTGGTAGGAGGCTGCACAACAGCGTTGAGTGTAGAGGCTGAGTTCCAAACTCTTTGACAAGAACTTTCTTGTATATTTCTTGAGTAAGATGATGTAGATGAAACAGAAGCTGCATCCCTAGGCGCACTCACTGCTTTACATTCCACTTCCAAGACTTGTCCAATACCTGACGAGATCAAGGGGTTATTATGATCCACTGCAGAATTTCTAAAGCTGCAATTTTGATCGACAGAAGCAGGGCTATTTCCTGCTTGATGATTTGGTGAAGACTGAGATGGAACTACTAAGCAAGAAGGGTTCACATTGATTGAACGACTTGTCTCTGGCATCATAGATTGCTTCTGCTGTTGCTGTACAAAGGTTAGCAAACCGTCCGTTTCTGTTACAGTGCCAAGGTTACAGGCTGGTACCAAATCGCCAAGGTTTTTCGACGACCAGGCTGCAAATTCGGGGTGTACGTCGCCATTGGACGTAAGAGGCTGAGAACTTTGTTTGGAAATGTTGGGCGAGCATTTTTCCAGAGGTTGGGCATAAGCAACCCGATCCACAGAAACACATTTAGACCCTTGAAGAGATGCATGCAGCAAAGTTCTCTGATCCACCCCTGGCAAGATTAAGTTCCCTGTGGGTCGAGAAAGCTCAGCATGTAGCGCTGCTAATGTCGGTGGAGGAAGTTGGCCAGAAGCTGCCAATGCTTGAAACTCAATCCTTCCAAGTGAGGCTAGTTTCAGATTCTGCTCCACTGGCCCACaataagaagaagaaaggcCAACCTGTTGATGAACTACCATACTCAACCTCTTTAAGTATAGTCTAAATTTCTGCAGATTGACATAACAATAACCAGAAATGAGATAATCAAAACGAAAGTCATCGTGCAGAGTTGTAGACTTAAAGCTCTGACAAAAAAATCTTATGTGAAAAGATGTGATCAATAACATAGCAATGGTAGCAACTAGCAACCACCATCGAATTATACAGAATTTGTGTGAGACAttaaggtccgacgagaggtcGGTGTTATGAGCCAAGGACACTGTTAAGAACAGAAT
This window contains:
- the LOC121759517 gene encoding MACPF domain-containing protein At1g14780-like isoform X3; translated protein: MGDGIVQRALSSLGKGFDLSSDFRLKYCKGDGRLVLLNESDTWELRVPGFGSLADVSNDIKCDKGDRTRYQTDILDFKKMSEIFNSMFGFQSGSWAVDASNTKNLGLDGYYIVLFTLRIDRHPLILADHVRNEVPTKWDPAALARFIEKYGTHIIVGLSIGGKDVVLVKQDKCSNMDSSHLKNHLDNLGDQLFTGACPFSPNHPNQLLQNNKEPQAFREIFDPQPNLFSNYASATSKDGISVICSRRGGDPRVSTHCEWLPTVGSKPDAIHFNFIPITSLLRGVPGRGFLSHAINLYLRYKPPIGDLQYFLDFQAHKIWAPIHSDLPLGPKLNKALQTPSLSFNLMGPKLYVNTTQVTAGNTPVTGIRLYLEGIKSNRLGIHLQQLVNPPVLLEDKLHHQGTWRGTEDTPDHHRYLEPIHWKKFSHVCTAPVKYDPRWLNPGAEAAFIITGAQLHVNKDVLHLRLLYTRVSATCIIQSNWMQTASANHSFKSGFFSSISTSITGTTDKDKSEPVIMDSAVYPTGPPALTQKMLKFVDTTELCRGPSDSPGHWLVTGAKLDVEKRKICLRVKFSLLNLSSQANTIY
- the LOC121759517 gene encoding MACPF domain-containing protein At1g14780-like isoform X2 — its product is MGDGIVQRALSSLGKGFDLSSDFRLKYCKGDGRLVLLNESDTWELRVPGFGSLADVSNDIKCDKGDRTRYQTDILDFKKMSEIFNQKSSMGGKVPSGLFNSMFGFQSGSWAVDASNTKNLGLDGYYIVLFTLRIDRHPLILADHVRNEVPTKWDPAALARFIEKYGTHIIVGLSIGGKDVVLVKQDKCSNMDSSHLKNHLDNLGDQLFTGACPFSPNHPNQLLQNNKEPQAFREIFDPQPNLFSNYASATSKDGISVICSRRGGDPRVSTHCEWLPTVGSKPDAIHFNFIPITSLLRGVPGRGFLSHAINLYLHKPPIGDLQYFLDFQAHKIWAPIHSDLPLGPKLNKALQTPSLSFNLMGPKLYVNTTQVTAGNTPVTGIRLYLEGIKSNRLGIHLQQLVNPPVLLEDKLHHQGTWRGTEDTPDHHRYLEPIHWKKFSHVCTAPVKYDPRWLNPGAEAAFIITGAQLHVNKDVLHLRLLYTRVSATCIIQSNWMQTASANHSFKSGFFSSISTSITGTTDKDKSEPVIMDSAVYPTGPPALTQKMLKFVDTTELCRGPSDSPGHWLVTGAKLDVEKRKICLRVKFSLLNLSSQANTIY
- the LOC121759517 gene encoding MACPF domain-containing protein At1g14780-like isoform X1 is translated as MGDGIVQRALSSLGKGFDLSSDFRLKYCKGDGRLVLLNESDTWELRVPGFGSLADVSNDIKCDKGDRTRYQTDILDFKKMSEIFNQKSSMGGKVPSGLFNSMFGFQSGSWAVDASNTKNLGLDGYYIVLFTLRIDRHPLILADHVRNEVPTKWDPAALARFIEKYGTHIIVGLSIGGKDVVLVKQDKCSNMDSSHLKNHLDNLGDQLFTGACPFSPNHPNQLLQNNKEPQAFREIFDPQPNLFSNYASATSKDGISVICSRRGGDPRVSTHCEWLPTVGSKPDAIHFNFIPITSLLRGVPGRGFLSHAINLYLRYKPPIGDLQYFLDFQAHKIWAPIHSDLPLGPKLNKALQTPSLSFNLMGPKLYVNTTQVTAGNTPVTGIRLYLEGIKSNRLGIHLQQLVNPPVLLEDKLHHQGTWRGTEDTPDHHRYLEPIHWKKFSHVCTAPVKYDPRWLNPGAEAAFIITGAQLHVNKDVLHLRLLYTRVSATCIIQSNWMQTASANHSFKSGFFSSISTSITGTTDKDKSEPVIMDSAVYPTGPPALTQKMLKFVDTTELCRGPSDSPGHWLVTGAKLDVEKRKICLRVKFSLLNLSSQANTIY
- the LOC121759757 gene encoding aspartate-semialdehyde dehydrogenase-like, translated to MKLPALSLHHHHHLTSPFLHKTTALPVSRSSNAPFSVRMSLRDDGPSIAIVGVTGAVGQEFLSVLSDRDFPYRSLKLLASKRSAGKSLNYENRDYTVEELTENSFDGVDIALFSAGGSISKKFGPIAAEKGTIVVDNSSAFRMHEGVPLVIPEVNPESIDGIKLGSGKGALIANPNCSTIICLMAATPLHRRAKVTRMVVSTYQAASGAGAAAMEELEQQTREVLEGKEPTCNIFSQQYAFNLFSHNAPILSNGYNEEEMKLVKETRKIWNNDDVKVTATCIRVPVMRAHAESVNLQFETPLDENAAREILNNAPGVVVIDDRAANNFPTPLEVSNKDDVAVGRIRQDVSQEGNYGLDIFVCGDQIRKGAALNAVQIAELLL